One window of the Equus caballus isolate H_3958 breed thoroughbred chromosome 2, TB-T2T, whole genome shotgun sequence genome contains the following:
- the FHDC1 gene encoding FH2 domain-containing protein 1 isoform X2, translating to MAAIFDYIKDEPCVVRRPDSRDVNMQKKYVLDLITLLDAKRSMNIGIFLKQFKKSPQSIVEDIHQGKSEHYGAETLREFLKLLPESEEIKKLKTFSGDVCKLSLADSFLHCLIQVPNYSLRIEAMVLKKEFLPSCSSLYTDITILRTATKELMSCEELHSILHLVLQAGNIMNAGGYAGNAVGFKLSSLLKLADTKANKPGMNLLHFVAQEAQKKDAILLNFSEKLHHVQEAARLSLDNTEAELHSLFVRTRSLKENIQRDGELCQQMEDFLQFAVEKLTELERWKGELQDEAHTLIDFFCEDKETMKLDECLQIFRDFCIRFNKAVKDNHDREVQELRQQQRLKELEEKRRSWAAGELGGFGRSSSENDVEQLTKKGAEALPSFLHARPVSPSYRPPNARRSRLSLGLIADRELLTFLESSTGGPSEEPARFHSLPRSSPRPAGPTVAWTDPAEPRGQDSGRAHRPGASESREEAPESPSAWQSQPPAPGPAEPASASPRAQRGGSSILRKRNSEPVGLGPARSPPLSPLALGIKEHELVTGLAQFDLQGSKGPETPRLILNDSSPMASLGDGSRLTPVGRGAQAGRSPAPGGDGAAPDEPSSAALVSVGSSDPESKDPGSLIYISDTTDCSLTLDSSEGADSRPGPGEREAGGERDGSMSSGAGETAGSQVSSNPASSPPREAPAPVSVKSQPSSKGGLPRDRPAKGKDVMGPKRNSLKDASQGASRPASARRGQGAAPRPVRTLNASESESMRKVVPLSRAGRGPAGWTRPPRDTPGSTDAPWSRRSSVRGTSETSPRRPSTGSGAVAEEQRLPRASGSSSSARPGKEPPLQRRGSVRKPSAKPLRNVPRQKPEDSKICCSNSQGLGRPQEEPRRPPAPSVPRVQAPIPSFARNTVASSSRSTRTEAPSVARAPGITRTVSQRQLRVKSTPEDAAPKDSGALRRASSARAPKKCSESSAGSSTNTEAPLKGRGAGERASLRLKDSHATTPRNILHPFRK from the exons ATGGCCGCCATATTTGATTACATCAAAGATGAGCCATGCGTTGTAAGACGTCCTGATTCCAGAGATGTTAACATGCAAAAAAAATATGTCTTAGACCTG attacCCTCTTGGATGCAAAACGGAGCATGAACATTGGGATATTTCTTAAGCAATTTAAGAA GTCTCCTCAGTCCATCGTGGAAGATATTCATCAAGGAAAGAGTGAGCATTATGGAGCAGAGACATTGCGAGAATTTCTGAAGCTTTTGCCAGAGTCAGAGGAG atcaagaaattaaaaacatttagtgGCGATGTGTGCAAGCTGTCCCTGGCAGACTCCTTTCTGCACTGCTTAATTCAGGTGCCAAA cTATTCACTTCGGATTGAAGCCATGGTGCTAAAGAAGGAATTTTTACCTTCTTGTTCTTCTCTGTACACAGATATAACAATTCTAAGAACTGCTACAAAAG AGCTGATGTCGTGCGAGGAGCTGCATTCGATATTACACTTGGTGCTACAGGCGGGGAATATCATGAATGCA GGAGGGTATGCTGGCAATGCAGTAGGATTTAAACTGTCTTCTTTGCTCAAATTGGCAGACACAAAAGCCAACAAACCTGGGATGAATCTTCTGCACTTTGTCGCACAG GAAGCACAAAAGAAAGATGCCATTCTTCTAAACTTTTCTGAAAAATTGCATCACGTTCAGGAGGCTGCTAG ATTATCTCTGGATAACACGGAGGCAGAGCTACACTCGCTCTTTGTCAGGACGAGATCTCTAAAGGAAAACATCCAGCGGGATGGTGAACTTTGTCAGCAGATGGAAGATTTCCTTCAG TTTGCGGTGGAAAAGCTGACAGAACTGGAGCGCTGGAAAGGAGAGCTCCAGGACGAGGCCCACACCCTGATCGATTTTTTCTGTGAAGACAAGGAAACCATGAAACTGGACGAATGCCTTCAGATATTTAGAGACTTTTGTATCAGATTCAACAAGGCAGTTAAG GACAACCATGACCGGGAGGTGCAGGAGCTGAGGCAGCAGCAGCGGCTaaaggagctggaggagaagcGTCGCTCCTGGGCAGCCGGGGAGCTTGGGGGCTTCGGCCGGAGCAGCAGTGAGAATGACGTGGAGCAGCTGACTAAGAAGGGCGCGGAGGCCCTGCCCTCGTTCCTGCACGCCAGGCCCGTCAGCCCCTCCTACCGCCCCCCCAACGCGCGCCGCTCGCGCCTGTCGCTGGGCCTCATCGCCGACCGCGAGCTACTCACCTTCCTGGAGAGCTCCACCGGCGGCCCCTCCGAGGAGCCCGCCAGGTTTCACAGCCTGCCCCGGAGCAGCCCCCGGCCCGCTGGACCCACCGTGGCCTGGACGGATCCTGCAGAGCCAAGGGGCCAGGACTCCGGGCGCGCACACAGACCTGGGGCCTCAGAGAGCCGGGAGGAAGCCCCCGAGTCCCCCTCAGCGTGGCAGAGCCAGCCGCCAGCGCCCGGGCCTGCGGAGCCTGCCTCCGCCTCCCCCCGAGCGCAGCGCGGCGGGTCCAGCATCCTCCGAAAGAGGAACAGCGAACCTGTGGGCCTGGGTCCCGCCCGGTCCCCTCCACTCTCGCCGCTGGCTCTGGGGATTAAGGAGCACGAGCTGGTGACCGGACTGGCCCAGTTTGACCTCCAGGGTTCCAAAGGCCCAGAGACACCCCGGCTGATCCTGAATGACTCCAGCCCAATGGCGTCTCTGGGGGATGGGAGCCGCCTGACACCTGTGGGCAGAGGTGCCCAGGCGGGTCGCAGCCCAGCCCCGGGGGGTGATGGGGCTGCCCCTGATGAGCCCAGCAGCGCAGCTCTGGTATCTGTAGGCAGCAGCGACCCTGAGAGCAAAGATCCGGGGTCTCTGATCTACATCTCGGACACCACCGACTGCTCGCTGACCCTAGACTCCTCGgagggagccgactccagaccGGGACCTGGGGAGCGGGAGGCGGGGGGCGAACGAGATGGCTCCATGtcctctggggctggggagacGGCTGGCAGCCAGGTCTCCTCTAACCCCGCTTCCAGCCCCCCCAGGGAGGCCCCTGCCCCGGTCTCCGTGAAAAGCCAGCCTAGCTCCAAGGGTGGCCTTCCGAGGGACAGACCCGCCAAAGGGAAGGATGTGATGGGGCCGAAGAGAAACTCCCTCAAAGACGCGTCCCAGGGGGCCTCCAGGCCCGCGAGCGCGCGGCGGGGCCAGGGGGCGGCGCCCAGGCCGGTGCGGACCCTGAACGCGTCGGAGAGCGAGAGCATGCGCAAGGTCGTGCCGCTCTCCCGGGCCGGCAGGGGCCCCGCGGGCTGGACGCGGCCCCCTCGGGACACCCCCGGCAGCACCGACGCGCCGTGGTCGCGCCGCAGCTCTGTGAGGGGGACCTCGGAAACGTCGCCCAGGAGGCCCTCCACGGGGTCGGGGGCGGTGGCGGAGGAGCAGAGGCTGCCCCGAGCGAGCGGCAGCTCCAGCAGCGCGCGTCCCGGGAAGGAGCCCCCGCTGCAGCGCAGGGGCTCCGTCAGGAAGCCCAGCGCCAAGCCCCTCAGGAACGTCCCCAGACAGAAACCTGAGGACAGTAAGATCTGCTGCTCCAACTcccagggcctcgggagacccCAAGAAGAGCCCAGGCGGCCGCCGGCTCCCAGCGTCCCCCGTGTCCAAGCCCCCATCCCGAGCTTTGCCCGAAACACTGTCGCCTCCTCATCTCGGTCCACGAGAACAGAGGCCCCTTCTGTGGCCAGAGCCCCTGGCATCACGCGGACAGTCTCGCAGCGGCAGCTGAGGGTGAAGAGTACCCCTGAGGATGCTGCCCCCAAGGACAGCGGCGCCCTGCGGCGGGCCAGCAGCGCCCGCGCCCCCAAAAAGTGTTCAGAGTCTTCTGCGGGTTCCAGTACCAACACGGAGGCCCCTCtgaagggcagaggggctggggaaagggccTCGCTCCGCCTGAAAGACTCACATGCGACCACGCCCAGGAACATCCTTCATCCCTTCCGGAAGTGA
- the FHDC1 gene encoding FH2 domain-containing protein 1 isoform X3, with protein sequence MNIGIFLKQFKKSPQSIVEDIHQGKSEHYGAETLREFLKLLPESEEIKKLKTFSGDVCKLSLADSFLHCLIQVPNYSLRIEAMVLKKEFLPSCSSLYTDITILRTATKELMSCEELHSILHLVLQAGNIMNAGGYAGNAVGFKLSSLLKLADTKANKPGMNLLHFVAQEAQKKDAILLNFSEKLHHVQEAARLSLDNTEAELHSLFVRTRSLKENIQRDGELCQQMEDFLQFAVEKLTELERWKGELQDEAHTLIDFFCEDKETMKLDECLQIFRDFCIRFNKAVKDNHDREVQELRQQQRLKELEEKRRSWAAGELGGFGRSSSENDVEQLTKKGAEALPSFLHARPVSPSYRPPNARRSRLSLGLIADRELLTFLESSTGGPSEEPARFHSLPRSSPRPAGPTVAWTDPAEPRGQDSGRAHRPGASESREEAPESPSAWQSQPPAPGPAEPASASPRAQRGGSSILRKRNSEPVGLGPARSPPLSPLALGIKEHELVTGLAQFDLQGSKGPETPRLILNDSSPMASLGDGSRLTPVGRGAQAGRSPAPGGDGAAPDEPSSAALVSVGSSDPESKDPGSLIYISDTTDCSLTLDSSEGADSRPGPGEREAGGERDGSMSSGAGETAGSQVSSNPASSPPREAPAPVSVKSQPSSKGGLPRDRPAKGKDVMGPKRNSLKDASQGASRPASARRGQGAAPRPVRTLNASESESMRKVVPLSRAGRGPAGWTRPPRDTPGSTDAPWSRRSSVRGTSETSPRRPSTGSGAVAEEQRLPRASGSSSSARPGKEPPLQRRGSVRKPSAKPLRNVPRQKPEDSKICCSNSQGLGRPQEEPRRPPAPSVPRVQAPIPSFARNTVASSSRSTRTEAPSVARAPGITRTVSQRQLRVKSTPEDAAPKDSGALRRASSARAPKKCSESSAGSSTNTEAPLKGRGAGERASLRLKDSHATTPRNILHPFRK encoded by the exons ATGAACATTGGGATATTTCTTAAGCAATTTAAGAA GTCTCCTCAGTCCATCGTGGAAGATATTCATCAAGGAAAGAGTGAGCATTATGGAGCAGAGACATTGCGAGAATTTCTGAAGCTTTTGCCAGAGTCAGAGGAG atcaagaaattaaaaacatttagtgGCGATGTGTGCAAGCTGTCCCTGGCAGACTCCTTTCTGCACTGCTTAATTCAGGTGCCAAA cTATTCACTTCGGATTGAAGCCATGGTGCTAAAGAAGGAATTTTTACCTTCTTGTTCTTCTCTGTACACAGATATAACAATTCTAAGAACTGCTACAAAAG AGCTGATGTCGTGCGAGGAGCTGCATTCGATATTACACTTGGTGCTACAGGCGGGGAATATCATGAATGCA GGAGGGTATGCTGGCAATGCAGTAGGATTTAAACTGTCTTCTTTGCTCAAATTGGCAGACACAAAAGCCAACAAACCTGGGATGAATCTTCTGCACTTTGTCGCACAG GAAGCACAAAAGAAAGATGCCATTCTTCTAAACTTTTCTGAAAAATTGCATCACGTTCAGGAGGCTGCTAG ATTATCTCTGGATAACACGGAGGCAGAGCTACACTCGCTCTTTGTCAGGACGAGATCTCTAAAGGAAAACATCCAGCGGGATGGTGAACTTTGTCAGCAGATGGAAGATTTCCTTCAG TTTGCGGTGGAAAAGCTGACAGAACTGGAGCGCTGGAAAGGAGAGCTCCAGGACGAGGCCCACACCCTGATCGATTTTTTCTGTGAAGACAAGGAAACCATGAAACTGGACGAATGCCTTCAGATATTTAGAGACTTTTGTATCAGATTCAACAAGGCAGTTAAG GACAACCATGACCGGGAGGTGCAGGAGCTGAGGCAGCAGCAGCGGCTaaaggagctggaggagaagcGTCGCTCCTGGGCAGCCGGGGAGCTTGGGGGCTTCGGCCGGAGCAGCAGTGAGAATGACGTGGAGCAGCTGACTAAGAAGGGCGCGGAGGCCCTGCCCTCGTTCCTGCACGCCAGGCCCGTCAGCCCCTCCTACCGCCCCCCCAACGCGCGCCGCTCGCGCCTGTCGCTGGGCCTCATCGCCGACCGCGAGCTACTCACCTTCCTGGAGAGCTCCACCGGCGGCCCCTCCGAGGAGCCCGCCAGGTTTCACAGCCTGCCCCGGAGCAGCCCCCGGCCCGCTGGACCCACCGTGGCCTGGACGGATCCTGCAGAGCCAAGGGGCCAGGACTCCGGGCGCGCACACAGACCTGGGGCCTCAGAGAGCCGGGAGGAAGCCCCCGAGTCCCCCTCAGCGTGGCAGAGCCAGCCGCCAGCGCCCGGGCCTGCGGAGCCTGCCTCCGCCTCCCCCCGAGCGCAGCGCGGCGGGTCCAGCATCCTCCGAAAGAGGAACAGCGAACCTGTGGGCCTGGGTCCCGCCCGGTCCCCTCCACTCTCGCCGCTGGCTCTGGGGATTAAGGAGCACGAGCTGGTGACCGGACTGGCCCAGTTTGACCTCCAGGGTTCCAAAGGCCCAGAGACACCCCGGCTGATCCTGAATGACTCCAGCCCAATGGCGTCTCTGGGGGATGGGAGCCGCCTGACACCTGTGGGCAGAGGTGCCCAGGCGGGTCGCAGCCCAGCCCCGGGGGGTGATGGGGCTGCCCCTGATGAGCCCAGCAGCGCAGCTCTGGTATCTGTAGGCAGCAGCGACCCTGAGAGCAAAGATCCGGGGTCTCTGATCTACATCTCGGACACCACCGACTGCTCGCTGACCCTAGACTCCTCGgagggagccgactccagaccGGGACCTGGGGAGCGGGAGGCGGGGGGCGAACGAGATGGCTCCATGtcctctggggctggggagacGGCTGGCAGCCAGGTCTCCTCTAACCCCGCTTCCAGCCCCCCCAGGGAGGCCCCTGCCCCGGTCTCCGTGAAAAGCCAGCCTAGCTCCAAGGGTGGCCTTCCGAGGGACAGACCCGCCAAAGGGAAGGATGTGATGGGGCCGAAGAGAAACTCCCTCAAAGACGCGTCCCAGGGGGCCTCCAGGCCCGCGAGCGCGCGGCGGGGCCAGGGGGCGGCGCCCAGGCCGGTGCGGACCCTGAACGCGTCGGAGAGCGAGAGCATGCGCAAGGTCGTGCCGCTCTCCCGGGCCGGCAGGGGCCCCGCGGGCTGGACGCGGCCCCCTCGGGACACCCCCGGCAGCACCGACGCGCCGTGGTCGCGCCGCAGCTCTGTGAGGGGGACCTCGGAAACGTCGCCCAGGAGGCCCTCCACGGGGTCGGGGGCGGTGGCGGAGGAGCAGAGGCTGCCCCGAGCGAGCGGCAGCTCCAGCAGCGCGCGTCCCGGGAAGGAGCCCCCGCTGCAGCGCAGGGGCTCCGTCAGGAAGCCCAGCGCCAAGCCCCTCAGGAACGTCCCCAGACAGAAACCTGAGGACAGTAAGATCTGCTGCTCCAACTcccagggcctcgggagacccCAAGAAGAGCCCAGGCGGCCGCCGGCTCCCAGCGTCCCCCGTGTCCAAGCCCCCATCCCGAGCTTTGCCCGAAACACTGTCGCCTCCTCATCTCGGTCCACGAGAACAGAGGCCCCTTCTGTGGCCAGAGCCCCTGGCATCACGCGGACAGTCTCGCAGCGGCAGCTGAGGGTGAAGAGTACCCCTGAGGATGCTGCCCCCAAGGACAGCGGCGCCCTGCGGCGGGCCAGCAGCGCCCGCGCCCCCAAAAAGTGTTCAGAGTCTTCTGCGGGTTCCAGTACCAACACGGAGGCCCCTCtgaagggcagaggggctggggaaagggccTCGCTCCGCCTGAAAGACTCACATGCGACCACGCCCAGGAACATCCTTCATCCCTTCCGGAAGTGA
- the FHDC1 gene encoding FH2 domain-containing protein 1 isoform X1: MHVMNCVSLVNDKENGNIAMAAGFMIGQTPPPPPPPPPPPPPPCPYSGEGFPPSPPPPPPPPLPGGPLVPPPPPGLPPTSHVNGYSHLGKKKRMRSFFWKTIPEEQVRGKTNIWTLAARQKHHYQIDTKTIEELFGQQEDTTKSSPSRRGGSVNSSSRDAREEITLLDAKRSMNIGIFLKQFKKSPQSIVEDIHQGKSEHYGAETLREFLKLLPESEEIKKLKTFSGDVCKLSLADSFLHCLIQVPNYSLRIEAMVLKKEFLPSCSSLYTDITILRTATKELMSCEELHSILHLVLQAGNIMNAGGYAGNAVGFKLSSLLKLADTKANKPGMNLLHFVAQEAQKKDAILLNFSEKLHHVQEAARLSLDNTEAELHSLFVRTRSLKENIQRDGELCQQMEDFLQFAVEKLTELERWKGELQDEAHTLIDFFCEDKETMKLDECLQIFRDFCIRFNKAVKDNHDREVQELRQQQRLKELEEKRRSWAAGELGGFGRSSSENDVEQLTKKGAEALPSFLHARPVSPSYRPPNARRSRLSLGLIADRELLTFLESSTGGPSEEPARFHSLPRSSPRPAGPTVAWTDPAEPRGQDSGRAHRPGASESREEAPESPSAWQSQPPAPGPAEPASASPRAQRGGSSILRKRNSEPVGLGPARSPPLSPLALGIKEHELVTGLAQFDLQGSKGPETPRLILNDSSPMASLGDGSRLTPVGRGAQAGRSPAPGGDGAAPDEPSSAALVSVGSSDPESKDPGSLIYISDTTDCSLTLDSSEGADSRPGPGEREAGGERDGSMSSGAGETAGSQVSSNPASSPPREAPAPVSVKSQPSSKGGLPRDRPAKGKDVMGPKRNSLKDASQGASRPASARRGQGAAPRPVRTLNASESESMRKVVPLSRAGRGPAGWTRPPRDTPGSTDAPWSRRSSVRGTSETSPRRPSTGSGAVAEEQRLPRASGSSSSARPGKEPPLQRRGSVRKPSAKPLRNVPRQKPEDSKICCSNSQGLGRPQEEPRRPPAPSVPRVQAPIPSFARNTVASSSRSTRTEAPSVARAPGITRTVSQRQLRVKSTPEDAAPKDSGALRRASSARAPKKCSESSAGSSTNTEAPLKGRGAGERASLRLKDSHATTPRNILHPFRK; the protein is encoded by the exons ATGCATGTTATGAATTGTGTCTCCTTggtcaatgataaagaaaatgggaatatCGCCATGGCAGCTGGATTCATGATCGGGCAAAcaccaccaccccctcctcctccgccACCCCCTCCACCTCCGCCATGTCCCTATTCAGGGGAAGggtttcctccttctcctcctcctccccccccaccTCCACTACCTGGGGGGCCTCTGGTTCCACCGCCCCCTCCAGGCCTACCCCCAACTTCTCACGTGAATGGCTACAGCCACCTTGGTAAGAAAAAGCGGATGAGAAGCTTTTTTTGGAAAACCATTCCAGAGGAGCAAGTTCGCGGCAAAACCAACATCTGGACTTTGGCAGCCAGGCAGAAGCATCACTACCAAATTGATACGAAGACCATCGAAGAGCTCTTTGGGCAGCAAGAAGATACCACCAAGTCTTCCCCTTCTAGGAGAGGAGGAAGTGTAAATTCGTCCTCCAGGGATGCTAGAGAAGAG attacCCTCTTGGATGCAAAACGGAGCATGAACATTGGGATATTTCTTAAGCAATTTAAGAA GTCTCCTCAGTCCATCGTGGAAGATATTCATCAAGGAAAGAGTGAGCATTATGGAGCAGAGACATTGCGAGAATTTCTGAAGCTTTTGCCAGAGTCAGAGGAG atcaagaaattaaaaacatttagtgGCGATGTGTGCAAGCTGTCCCTGGCAGACTCCTTTCTGCACTGCTTAATTCAGGTGCCAAA cTATTCACTTCGGATTGAAGCCATGGTGCTAAAGAAGGAATTTTTACCTTCTTGTTCTTCTCTGTACACAGATATAACAATTCTAAGAACTGCTACAAAAG AGCTGATGTCGTGCGAGGAGCTGCATTCGATATTACACTTGGTGCTACAGGCGGGGAATATCATGAATGCA GGAGGGTATGCTGGCAATGCAGTAGGATTTAAACTGTCTTCTTTGCTCAAATTGGCAGACACAAAAGCCAACAAACCTGGGATGAATCTTCTGCACTTTGTCGCACAG GAAGCACAAAAGAAAGATGCCATTCTTCTAAACTTTTCTGAAAAATTGCATCACGTTCAGGAGGCTGCTAG ATTATCTCTGGATAACACGGAGGCAGAGCTACACTCGCTCTTTGTCAGGACGAGATCTCTAAAGGAAAACATCCAGCGGGATGGTGAACTTTGTCAGCAGATGGAAGATTTCCTTCAG TTTGCGGTGGAAAAGCTGACAGAACTGGAGCGCTGGAAAGGAGAGCTCCAGGACGAGGCCCACACCCTGATCGATTTTTTCTGTGAAGACAAGGAAACCATGAAACTGGACGAATGCCTTCAGATATTTAGAGACTTTTGTATCAGATTCAACAAGGCAGTTAAG GACAACCATGACCGGGAGGTGCAGGAGCTGAGGCAGCAGCAGCGGCTaaaggagctggaggagaagcGTCGCTCCTGGGCAGCCGGGGAGCTTGGGGGCTTCGGCCGGAGCAGCAGTGAGAATGACGTGGAGCAGCTGACTAAGAAGGGCGCGGAGGCCCTGCCCTCGTTCCTGCACGCCAGGCCCGTCAGCCCCTCCTACCGCCCCCCCAACGCGCGCCGCTCGCGCCTGTCGCTGGGCCTCATCGCCGACCGCGAGCTACTCACCTTCCTGGAGAGCTCCACCGGCGGCCCCTCCGAGGAGCCCGCCAGGTTTCACAGCCTGCCCCGGAGCAGCCCCCGGCCCGCTGGACCCACCGTGGCCTGGACGGATCCTGCAGAGCCAAGGGGCCAGGACTCCGGGCGCGCACACAGACCTGGGGCCTCAGAGAGCCGGGAGGAAGCCCCCGAGTCCCCCTCAGCGTGGCAGAGCCAGCCGCCAGCGCCCGGGCCTGCGGAGCCTGCCTCCGCCTCCCCCCGAGCGCAGCGCGGCGGGTCCAGCATCCTCCGAAAGAGGAACAGCGAACCTGTGGGCCTGGGTCCCGCCCGGTCCCCTCCACTCTCGCCGCTGGCTCTGGGGATTAAGGAGCACGAGCTGGTGACCGGACTGGCCCAGTTTGACCTCCAGGGTTCCAAAGGCCCAGAGACACCCCGGCTGATCCTGAATGACTCCAGCCCAATGGCGTCTCTGGGGGATGGGAGCCGCCTGACACCTGTGGGCAGAGGTGCCCAGGCGGGTCGCAGCCCAGCCCCGGGGGGTGATGGGGCTGCCCCTGATGAGCCCAGCAGCGCAGCTCTGGTATCTGTAGGCAGCAGCGACCCTGAGAGCAAAGATCCGGGGTCTCTGATCTACATCTCGGACACCACCGACTGCTCGCTGACCCTAGACTCCTCGgagggagccgactccagaccGGGACCTGGGGAGCGGGAGGCGGGGGGCGAACGAGATGGCTCCATGtcctctggggctggggagacGGCTGGCAGCCAGGTCTCCTCTAACCCCGCTTCCAGCCCCCCCAGGGAGGCCCCTGCCCCGGTCTCCGTGAAAAGCCAGCCTAGCTCCAAGGGTGGCCTTCCGAGGGACAGACCCGCCAAAGGGAAGGATGTGATGGGGCCGAAGAGAAACTCCCTCAAAGACGCGTCCCAGGGGGCCTCCAGGCCCGCGAGCGCGCGGCGGGGCCAGGGGGCGGCGCCCAGGCCGGTGCGGACCCTGAACGCGTCGGAGAGCGAGAGCATGCGCAAGGTCGTGCCGCTCTCCCGGGCCGGCAGGGGCCCCGCGGGCTGGACGCGGCCCCCTCGGGACACCCCCGGCAGCACCGACGCGCCGTGGTCGCGCCGCAGCTCTGTGAGGGGGACCTCGGAAACGTCGCCCAGGAGGCCCTCCACGGGGTCGGGGGCGGTGGCGGAGGAGCAGAGGCTGCCCCGAGCGAGCGGCAGCTCCAGCAGCGCGCGTCCCGGGAAGGAGCCCCCGCTGCAGCGCAGGGGCTCCGTCAGGAAGCCCAGCGCCAAGCCCCTCAGGAACGTCCCCAGACAGAAACCTGAGGACAGTAAGATCTGCTGCTCCAACTcccagggcctcgggagacccCAAGAAGAGCCCAGGCGGCCGCCGGCTCCCAGCGTCCCCCGTGTCCAAGCCCCCATCCCGAGCTTTGCCCGAAACACTGTCGCCTCCTCATCTCGGTCCACGAGAACAGAGGCCCCTTCTGTGGCCAGAGCCCCTGGCATCACGCGGACAGTCTCGCAGCGGCAGCTGAGGGTGAAGAGTACCCCTGAGGATGCTGCCCCCAAGGACAGCGGCGCCCTGCGGCGGGCCAGCAGCGCCCGCGCCCCCAAAAAGTGTTCAGAGTCTTCTGCGGGTTCCAGTACCAACACGGAGGCCCCTCtgaagggcagaggggctggggaaagggccTCGCTCCGCCTGAAAGACTCACATGCGACCACGCCCAGGAACATCCTTCATCCCTTCCGGAAGTGA